A genome region from Clostridium pasteurianum includes the following:
- a CDS encoding chemotaxis protein CheA gives MSESSNEPILDAYIFETSQFIDQLEALILDNENGYPDEVINEIFRIMHTIKGSSAMMLFNDISTLAHSMEDIFYFFRECTPEKVDYSALADLLFESIDFIKVELEKIKNSDEVDGNSSELIKQNEEFLSKLKNNPTEVLGEKDKNCNDNSDSTYKAVIFFDDDGMENLRAYTVVNDIEELTENVHYLPENIIEDDDTSEIIREKGFQISFKTDKCYEEVNEILNKTVMLKKFQLTKLENDSELKDLNKEDKDLIDKPLIKKTEVSEKKSSSKTHSGNVQEIISVDIKKVDKLMDLVGEMVIAEAMVIQNPDLYGMELDNFKKSARQLHKITSELQDIVMSIRMVSLAPTLKKMNRIVRDMKKKLNKDVNLKLIGEDTEVDKNVIEHISDPLMHLVRNCVDHGVEMREDRIKSGKDVEGTITIEAKNLGNYVIITVSDDGAGLNREKILQKAIENGVLTKSEEEMTDDEIYNLIFLPGFSTNDNVTEFSGRGVGMDVVSKNIAEIGGYAYVSSEEGKGTIFTLKIPLTLAIINGMNVKVGESYYTIPMNNIKQSFRPKKEDIIRDLNGNEMVMIRKKCYTIFRIHEVYNIKTNVKNLYDGIIVVVEQDDKVACLFVDELIGEQQVVIKALPNYIKNMRKIEGISGCTLLGNGGISLIIDVAGLIVNKT, from the coding sequence ATGTCAGAATCTTCAAATGAACCTATACTTGATGCATATATATTCGAAACATCTCAATTTATAGATCAGCTTGAAGCATTAATCTTAGATAATGAAAATGGATATCCAGATGAAGTTATCAATGAAATTTTTCGTATAATGCATACAATTAAAGGTTCTTCAGCTATGATGCTTTTCAACGATATTTCAACTCTTGCGCATTCTATGGAGGATATTTTCTATTTTTTTAGGGAGTGTACTCCAGAAAAAGTGGATTATTCAGCTTTGGCAGATTTATTGTTCGAAAGTATAGATTTTATAAAGGTTGAGCTTGAAAAAATAAAAAATAGTGATGAGGTTGATGGAAATAGCAGTGAACTTATAAAGCAAAATGAAGAATTTTTAAGTAAATTAAAAAATAATCCAACGGAGGTTTTAGGAGAAAAAGATAAAAATTGTAATGATAATAGTGATAGTACATATAAAGCAGTAATTTTCTTTGATGATGATGGAATGGAGAATTTAAGAGCTTATACTGTTGTAAACGATATCGAAGAACTTACAGAGAATGTACATTACTTACCGGAAAATATTATTGAAGATGATGATACATCTGAAATAATAAGGGAAAAGGGATTTCAGATTTCTTTTAAAACAGATAAATGCTATGAAGAAGTAAATGAAATTTTAAATAAAACTGTAATGCTAAAGAAGTTCCAATTAACTAAGTTAGAGAATGACAGTGAACTTAAAGATTTAAATAAAGAAGATAAAGATTTAATAGACAAGCCTTTAATAAAAAAGACTGAAGTATCTGAAAAGAAAAGCTCTTCAAAAACTCATAGTGGGAACGTTCAAGAAATAATAAGTGTTGATATAAAAAAAGTAGACAAACTTATGGATTTAGTTGGTGAAATGGTTATTGCCGAAGCTATGGTTATTCAAAATCCCGATTTATATGGGATGGAACTGGATAACTTCAAAAAATCTGCACGCCAGCTGCATAAGATAACAAGTGAACTTCAGGATATTGTAATGTCTATAAGAATGGTATCACTTGCACCTACTCTTAAAAAAATGAATCGAATTGTTAGAGATATGAAAAAGAAACTTAATAAGGACGTTAATTTAAAACTCATTGGTGAGGATACTGAAGTTGATAAAAATGTTATAGAGCATATATCAGATCCTTTAATGCATCTTGTGCGTAATTGTGTAGATCATGGTGTAGAAATGAGGGAAGACAGAATAAAATCAGGAAAGGACGTAGAGGGCACAATTACAATAGAAGCAAAGAATTTAGGCAATTATGTTATTATTACAGTTTCAGATGATGGAGCAGGGTTAAATAGAGAAAAAATATTACAAAAGGCAATAGAGAATGGAGTATTAACTAAATCTGAAGAAGAAATGACTGATGATGAAATTTACAATTTAATATTTTTGCCTGGTTTTTCTACAAATGATAATGTAACAGAATTTAGTGGTAGGGGGGTTGGTATGGATGTAGTTTCAAAAAATATTGCTGAAATAGGTGGATATGCGTATGTTAGCAGTGAAGAGGGAAAAGGAACAATATTCACTTTAAAGATACCCCTTACTTTAGCAATTATAAATGGTATGAATGTAAAAGTGGGAGAATCATATTATACTATACCAATGAATAACATAAAACAGTCATTTAGGCCTAAAAAAGAGGATATAATAAGGGACTTAAATGGTAATGAGATGGTAATGATAAGAAAAAAGTGTTATACAATTTTTAGAATTCATGAGGTATACAATATTAAAACTAATGTGAAAAATTTATATGACGGAATAATTGTTGTTGTGGAACAGGATGATAAAGTAGCATGTTTATTTGTAGATGAATTGATAGGAGAGCAGCAAGTTGTTATAAAAGCACT
- the hypD gene encoding hydrogenase formation protein HypD, whose product MAENIRKTAKEIIETYDGPKLRIMEVCGTHTHEIFRLGIRSIIPRNIELISGPGCPVCVTPVGFIDEAIMLALDHNATICTFGDLVRVPGSEMNLAGARSKGAKVKVVYSPIDAYEYAKEHLNEQVVFLSVGFETTTPASCLAVKKAKAAELTNFSLLTANKTMPGAYKALKSSADAFLYPGHVNAITGTKLCEELVSEGVSGVITGFTANEIMTALAVIITKSKEGGSFFKNCYPRVVTREGSKSAQALMSEIMESCDSEWRGLGIIKASGNKLKEEYKEFDARIKFDLPEVKGRSNPACRCGDVLQGKCKPSDCKVFGKGCTPLHPIGACMVSNEGACSAYYQYGGNING is encoded by the coding sequence ATGGCTGAGAACATAAGAAAAACCGCAAAGGAGATTATTGAGACTTACGATGGTCCTAAGCTTCGCATAATGGAAGTTTGTGGAACCCATACTCATGAGATATTTAGGCTTGGAATAAGAAGCATCATACCAAGGAATATTGAACTGATATCAGGACCGGGATGTCCAGTATGTGTTACCCCTGTTGGATTTATTGATGAAGCTATTATGCTGGCACTTGACCATAACGCAACAATATGTACCTTTGGAGATTTAGTAAGAGTACCTGGCTCAGAGATGAATCTTGCAGGAGCTAGGTCTAAGGGTGCTAAAGTTAAAGTAGTATATTCACCTATTGATGCTTATGAGTATGCTAAAGAGCACCTTAATGAACAGGTAGTATTTTTATCAGTAGGATTTGAAACAACAACGCCTGCCAGCTGCTTAGCAGTAAAGAAGGCAAAAGCTGCGGAACTTACAAATTTTTCACTGCTTACTGCAAACAAAACCATGCCAGGAGCATACAAGGCTTTAAAGAGCAGTGCAGATGCATTTTTATATCCAGGTCATGTTAATGCAATTACAGGTACAAAGCTATGTGAAGAGCTAGTAAGTGAAGGTGTTAGCGGAGTAATAACAGGTTTTACTGCAAATGAAATCATGACAGCACTTGCTGTAATAATTACAAAGTCTAAGGAAGGCGGCAGTTTCTTTAAAAATTGTTATCCGAGAGTTGTAACACGTGAGGGCAGTAAATCGGCGCAGGCTCTTATGTCTGAAATCATGGAGAGCTGTGATTCTGAATGGAGAGGTCTTGGAATTATAAAGGCTTCTGGTAATAAACTTAAAGAGGAATATAAAGAGTTTGATGCAAGAATTAAGTTTGATTTGCCTGAGGTAAAAGGAAGAAGCAATCCGGCATGCCGCTGTGGTGATGTTTTGCAAGGAAAATGTAAACCATCAGATTGTAAAGTATTTGGAAAAGGATGTACACCACTGCATCCTATTGGAGCCTGCATGGTATCTAATGAGGGTGCATGTTCAGCATATTATCAGTATGGAGGAAATATAAATGGATAA
- a CDS encoding response regulator: protein MARVLIVDDAAFMRLSMKSMLVKNGFEVVGEAENGEIGVIKYKELSPDIVTMDVTMPKLDGIQSLKLIKEYDSKAKVVMITAMGQGKTVKRAVLNGAKSFIVKPFDEAKLVETLNKVLSL, encoded by the coding sequence ATGGCAAGAGTTCTTATTGTAGATGATGCAGCATTTATGCGTTTATCTATGAAATCTATGCTTGTAAAAAATGGGTTTGAAGTTGTTGGAGAGGCTGAGAATGGTGAGATAGGAGTAATTAAATACAAGGAACTTAGTCCAGATATAGTAACTATGGACGTTACAATGCCCAAGCTAGATGGTATACAATCATTAAAGTTAATTAAAGAATATGATTCAAAAGCTAAAGTTGTGATGATTACAGCAATGGGACAAGGGAAAACTGTTAAGCGAGCAGTATTAAATGGAGCAAAATCATTTATTGTAAAACCGTTTGATGAAGCTAAATTGGTAGAAACATTAAATAAAGTATTGTCATTATGA
- the hypF gene encoding carbamoyltransferase HypF encodes MEEYKTFIIRIYGIVQGVGFRPTVSRHASKNNVKGSVCNKGSYVEVWAQGTSSNLKGFMYDLKNNPPKRSSILKVDVHEVNEAKKFNGFEIIESEKEKGEIFVSPDIAICPECTKELFDKNDRRYLHPFINCTCCGPRLTILDSMPYDRVRTSMGEFKMCPECEYEYTHPETRRYDAQPVCCNECGPEVYLIGRKERGRDAITYTRKIIHDGGIAAIKGIGGFHLCCDASNEKAVERLRKLKTRPAKPFAVMMKSMETVKRECEEVTEVQRKVLDGHQKPIVLLKKKSNGKLCSAVAPCNLKVGVMLPYAPIQLLIFTYDDDIVMPDCLIMTSGNASGAPICRDDRDAAEELSNMCDVMLSNNRKIRMRVDDSVMDFFRGKPYMIRRSRGYAPLPFMLSKGFKGEVLAVGGELKNSFCIGKNDLFYQSPYVGDMGDLRTVKALKESITRMETLLESKPTIVACDMHPKYNTTYVANEIGIPVLKVQHHYAHILSCMAENDYSEPVIGVSFDGTGYGTDGTIWGGELLKAHYDGFERLGSIKPFLQVGGDLSAKEGWRIAVSMIYSIYKDKQKSAEIVKRLKLCDERNCKVQFAVHDNKINSIISTSAGRLFDAVSAILNIRNKSSFEGEASSAIQFAAEDYKGKYDDTELSNLVYENSYGKLIMATDVLVKEIIEKMLSGEDNHMLAYFFHDKLSDMIAAGCAYASKKSGINTVALSGGVYQNQLLLKMSVERLEKLGFKVLTHSLLPPNDGGIALGQAAAAMNYINKVKKGE; translated from the coding sequence GTGGAAGAATATAAAACTTTCATAATTAGAATATACGGCATCGTTCAGGGAGTTGGCTTCAGGCCTACAGTGAGCAGACATGCGTCTAAAAATAACGTAAAAGGTAGTGTTTGCAACAAAGGGTCTTATGTAGAGGTATGGGCTCAGGGAACAAGTAGTAACCTGAAAGGATTTATGTACGATTTAAAAAATAATCCTCCAAAGCGTTCATCCATATTAAAGGTTGATGTACATGAGGTAAATGAAGCAAAAAAATTTAATGGTTTTGAAATTATTGAAAGCGAAAAAGAGAAGGGCGAAATTTTTGTATCTCCTGATATTGCTATCTGTCCAGAATGTACAAAGGAACTCTTTGATAAGAATGACAGGAGATATCTTCATCCATTTATAAATTGTACATGCTGCGGGCCAAGGCTTACTATTTTAGATTCCATGCCATATGATCGTGTGCGCACTAGCATGGGTGAATTTAAAATGTGTCCTGAATGTGAATATGAATACACGCACCCTGAAACTAGGAGGTATGACGCACAGCCAGTATGCTGCAATGAATGTGGACCAGAGGTTTATCTCATTGGGAGAAAAGAACGTGGCAGGGATGCAATTACTTATACGAGGAAGATAATTCATGACGGAGGCATTGCAGCTATAAAGGGAATTGGAGGTTTCCATCTTTGCTGTGATGCATCAAATGAAAAAGCAGTAGAGAGACTTAGAAAATTAAAGACAAGACCAGCAAAACCATTTGCAGTTATGATGAAGAGTATGGAAACTGTAAAGCGTGAATGCGAAGAAGTTACAGAAGTTCAAAGAAAAGTACTGGATGGACACCAGAAGCCAATTGTACTTTTAAAGAAAAAATCAAATGGAAAGTTGTGCAGCGCCGTTGCTCCTTGCAATCTTAAGGTCGGAGTAATGCTTCCATATGCTCCTATTCAGCTTCTTATATTTACATATGATGATGATATAGTTATGCCAGATTGCCTTATCATGACAAGTGGCAATGCATCAGGTGCGCCAATATGTAGAGACGACAGGGATGCGGCAGAAGAATTATCAAATATGTGTGATGTAATGTTATCGAATAATCGAAAGATTCGCATGCGTGTAGATGATTCTGTTATGGATTTCTTTCGTGGAAAACCGTATATGATAAGGCGTTCTAGAGGATACGCACCGCTGCCTTTTATGCTTTCAAAAGGATTTAAAGGAGAAGTACTGGCAGTTGGAGGAGAGCTAAAAAATTCATTTTGCATAGGTAAAAATGATTTGTTTTATCAGTCACCGTACGTTGGCGATATGGGAGATTTAAGAACAGTAAAAGCTTTAAAGGAGTCCATTACAAGGATGGAAACTTTACTTGAGTCTAAGCCAACTATTGTGGCATGCGATATGCATCCAAAGTATAATACTACTTATGTTGCTAATGAAATTGGGATCCCTGTTTTAAAGGTTCAGCATCATTATGCGCATATCTTATCCTGTATGGCTGAAAATGATTATTCTGAGCCAGTTATAGGTGTTTCTTTTGATGGAACAGGATACGGGACAGATGGGACAATCTGGGGTGGTGAGTTACTGAAAGCCCATTATGATGGCTTTGAAAGGCTTGGAAGTATAAAACCTTTTTTGCAGGTTGGCGGTGATTTGTCAGCTAAAGAAGGCTGGCGAATTGCGGTATCTATGATTTATAGCATATACAAGGATAAACAAAAGTCAGCTGAAATTGTAAAGAGACTTAAATTATGCGATGAAAGAAATTGCAAGGTACAGTTTGCCGTGCATGATAATAAAATAAACAGCATAATATCTACAAGTGCAGGGCGTTTATTTGATGCCGTAAGTGCTATTTTGAATATTAGAAATAAGTCTTCTTTTGAAGGGGAAGCTTCTAGTGCCATCCAGTTTGCAGCAGAGGATTATAAGGGAAAATATGATGACACTGAACTTTCTAATCTTGTCTATGAAAATTCATATGGAAAGTTAATTATGGCAACGGATGTTTTAGTAAAGGAAATCATAGAGAAAATGCTATCTGGAGAAGATAATCATATGCTTGCTTATTTTTTCCATGATAAATTATCAGACATGATTGCGGCTGGATGTGCATATGCTTCAAAGAAGAGTGGAATTAACACTGTAGCATTAAGTGGAGGAGTATACCAAAACCAGTTATTGCTGAAAATGAGTGTAGAACGCTTAGAAAAATTAGGATTTAAAGTTTTAACCCATAGTTTACTGCCGCCAAATGATGGTGGAATTGCACTAGGACAGGCAGCAGCGGCAATGAATTATATAAACAAAGTTAAGAAAGGAGAATAA
- a CDS encoding HypC/HybG/HupF family hydrogenase formation chaperone — protein sequence MCVGLPAKVVNIKDGVAVIDASGAKREVSAELIDELEPGDYVMVHAGIAIAKITNDDKKETDEIMEEL from the coding sequence ATGTGCGTAGGTTTACCAGCAAAGGTTGTAAATATTAAAGATGGTGTTGCAGTTATTGATGCTTCAGGAGCAAAAAGAGAGGTATCAGCAGAATTAATAGATGAACTGGAGCCAGGCGATTATGTTATGGTTCATGCGGGAATTGCAATTGCTAAAATCACAAACGATGACAAAAAAGAAACAGATGAAATCATGGAGGAATTATAA
- a CDS encoding protein-glutamate methylesterase/protein-glutamine glutaminase, whose amino-acid sequence MNNKIRVLIVDDSLISREIISMGISSSQNIEVVAKAGDPFEAADQILKFKPDVMTCDIEMPKMNGIEFIRKLLPQYSIPVIVVSSINEAVFDAINAGAVDFVSKPDAQSPSSVENFIKELIKKIKIAAVSHIIDKNKLKTNSLYGKDSINTDAIIAIGASTGGTEAIYNLLSVFPHNMPGIVITQHIPPGFSTMFASRLNNQTKLNVKEAESGDIIEKGKVLIAPGSKHMVIKKKLGKYYTEVFEGERVNGHCPSVDVLFESVAKEAKDKAIGIILTGMGYDGAKGLLAMKRKGAKTIGQDEKSSVIYGMPKVAYDIGAVERQASLSNIPQVLISILRSSV is encoded by the coding sequence ATGAATAATAAAATAAGGGTTCTAATTGTTGATGATAGCCTGATTTCACGTGAAATAATTTCAATGGGAATTTCTTCATCGCAGAATATAGAAGTGGTTGCTAAGGCGGGGGATCCATTTGAAGCAGCGGACCAAATTTTAAAATTTAAGCCAGATGTGATGACATGCGATATAGAAATGCCTAAGATGAATGGAATTGAGTTCATAAGAAAATTACTTCCACAGTATTCTATACCAGTTATAGTTGTTAGTTCTATAAATGAGGCTGTTTTTGATGCTATAAATGCGGGTGCAGTTGATTTTGTTTCAAAACCAGATGCACAATCTCCCAGTAGTGTAGAAAATTTTATAAAAGAATTGATTAAAAAAATTAAAATAGCAGCTGTGTCTCATATTATAGATAAAAATAAATTAAAAACTAATAGTTTATATGGTAAAGACAGTATAAATACGGATGCGATTATTGCAATAGGTGCTTCAACAGGTGGAACAGAGGCAATATATAATTTACTTAGTGTGTTTCCACACAATATGCCTGGAATAGTAATTACACAGCACATACCGCCTGGATTTTCTACGATGTTTGCTAGTAGACTTAATAATCAAACAAAATTAAATGTAAAAGAAGCTGAAAGTGGAGATATTATTGAAAAAGGTAAGGTTTTAATTGCACCTGGAAGCAAGCACATGGTAATAAAAAAGAAGCTTGGTAAATACTATACTGAAGTCTTTGAAGGTGAAAGGGTAAATGGACATTGCCCATCTGTTGATGTTTTGTTTGAATCAGTAGCTAAGGAAGCAAAGGATAAGGCTATAGGAATTATACTTACAGGGATGGGATATGATGGTGCGAAGGGATTACTTGCAATGAAGAGAAAAGGTGCTAAAACTATAGGACAGGATGAAAAGTCTTCTGTTATCTATGGTATGCCTAAGGTTGCATATGACATAGGAGCTGTTGAGAGACAAGCTTCACTCTCTAATATACCTCAAGTTTTAATTTCAATTTTGAGAAGCAGCGTGTAA
- the hypE gene encoding hydrogenase expression/formation protein HypE, protein MDKTVTLAHGAGGRQTSELIDQVFKAHFSNPDFTADDAAVLNINGGKLAFTTDGFIVSPSEFPGGNIGKLSICGTVNDLSCMGAKPLYLTCAFVIEEGFLMDKLEKIAAAMEKTAKEVGVKIVAGDTKVAGKGQVDGVFITTTGIGQLMDGVSTSGFNAKPGDAVIVTGDIGRHGCTVLLARNEFGIDADVTSDCAPLWGTVKSMLDTSKDIHVMRDATRGGVGTVLYEIAEQSKVGIKLDSKNIPVADGVKGVCGMLGLEPLYLACEGRLVVFAPKEIAPKIVETLHKGKYSANAAIIGEVTSDMPGRVMVKTEIGAETLLPQPGGELLPRIC, encoded by the coding sequence ATGGATAAAACAGTTACACTGGCTCATGGAGCTGGAGGAAGACAAACATCAGAATTAATAGATCAGGTTTTTAAGGCTCACTTTTCAAATCCTGATTTTACAGCAGATGATGCTGCGGTACTTAATATTAATGGAGGAAAGCTAGCATTTACAACAGATGGATTTATTGTTTCTCCATCAGAATTTCCAGGTGGAAACATCGGTAAACTTAGTATTTGTGGTACGGTAAATGATCTGTCCTGCATGGGAGCAAAGCCGCTGTATTTAACATGTGCCTTTGTTATTGAAGAGGGTTTTCTCATGGACAAGTTAGAAAAAATTGCAGCAGCTATGGAAAAGACTGCAAAGGAAGTAGGAGTTAAAATAGTAGCTGGAGACACAAAGGTTGCTGGAAAAGGACAAGTTGATGGTGTATTTATAACTACAACAGGAATTGGACAACTTATGGACGGAGTTAGTACCTCTGGCTTTAATGCTAAACCAGGCGATGCAGTTATTGTAACTGGTGATATAGGAAGACATGGCTGCACTGTTTTACTGGCACGAAATGAGTTTGGAATTGATGCGGATGTAACCAGTGATTGCGCACCGCTTTGGGGAACAGTAAAGTCTATGCTTGATACATCAAAGGACATTCACGTAATGAGAGATGCTACACGTGGAGGTGTCGGTACAGTTTTATATGAAATTGCTGAGCAGAGCAAGGTTGGAATTAAACTTGATTCAAAGAACATACCTGTAGCAGATGGCGTAAAAGGTGTATGCGGTATGCTTGGTTTAGAACCACTGTATCTTGCATGTGAGGGAAGGCTTGTGGTTTTTGCACCAAAGGAAATTGCCCCAAAGATTGTTGAAACATTACATAAGGGTAAATATTCTGCAAATGCTGCTATTATTGGTGAGGTAACCTCTGATATGCCAGGTCGTGTTATGGTAAAAACGGAAATTGGCGCTGAAACATTATTGCCTCAGCCCGGGGGAGAATTGCTTCCTAGAATATGCTAG
- a CDS encoding TetR/AcrR family transcriptional regulator, producing MYDSFSALSKEKQIKIINAAMKVFAESPYSKASTADIAATAGIAKGSLFYYFRNKRDLYCYLYEYSCKKIYKKIHEIKALEERDFFERNVKIVEARVMAMMECPYILSFSLRAYYEVDNAVANNIKSINQRILKDAYVKLNDNVDIGKFKNKNDANKVIKMLIWISEGFIKERMAEGKLNLKEIQDEVYEYMKILKYGLYKEGM from the coding sequence ATGTACGATAGTTTCAGTGCTTTAAGCAAAGAAAAACAAATAAAAATTATAAATGCAGCCATGAAAGTATTTGCAGAAAGCCCATACAGCAAGGCTTCAACGGCAGATATAGCTGCCACTGCTGGTATAGCAAAGGGGTCTTTGTTTTATTATTTTAGAAATAAAAGAGATTTATATTGCTATTTGTACGAGTACAGCTGCAAAAAAATATATAAAAAAATTCATGAAATAAAAGCATTAGAAGAAAGAGATTTTTTTGAGAGAAATGTGAAAATAGTTGAGGCAAGAGTAATGGCTATGATGGAATGCCCGTATATTTTAAGTTTTTCTTTAAGAGCTTATTATGAAGTAGATAATGCAGTAGCAAATAATATAAAATCAATTAATCAAAGAATTTTAAAGGATGCATATGTTAAACTTAATGACAATGTTGATATAGGCAAATTCAAGAATAAGAATGATGCTAATAAAGTAATTAAAATGCTTATTTGGATTAGTGAAGGTTTTATAAAAGAGAGAATGGCAGAAGGTAAACTGAACTTAAAGGAGATTCAAGATGAGGTTTATGAGTATATGAAAATTTTAAAATATGGTTTGTATAAGGAGGGAATGTAG
- a CDS encoding alpha/beta fold hydrolase, with the protein MEKIVLSYKSYKVIAYHKQGKTNEKIVFMHGGAMDNSMMSWKEVIELMGNDYDIYAIDMLGFGESDKPDITYSIPMFVELLYDVLGQLKIEKTNLVGLSMGGGISIAFSLKYPQMVNKLTIVDSMGLYSRMPHFHSFCRWYVNSKFNDKSNEWFGKSKKLVKWGIASVMFGDKNRISDELVDDLYNLVHEPHSGRAWESFQRYEIGKKKLTTDLTSHLSELTMPVLIVNGEKDSAVPVKFAAEASKVIKNSELHIMKGCKHWSQKEKPEKFVQVLKKFLLV; encoded by the coding sequence GTGGAGAAGATTGTATTGAGTTATAAATCCTATAAAGTAATAGCATATCATAAGCAAGGAAAAACGAATGAAAAAATAGTTTTTATGCATGGAGGGGCAATGGATAATTCTATGATGTCATGGAAAGAAGTAATTGAATTGATGGGAAATGATTATGATATTTACGCTATAGACATGCTTGGCTTTGGTGAAAGTGATAAGCCTGATATTACGTACTCTATTCCTATGTTCGTAGAATTATTATATGATGTGCTTGGACAATTAAAAATAGAAAAGACTAATTTAGTTGGACTATCAATGGGAGGGGGCATAAGTATAGCATTTTCATTAAAGTATCCTCAAATGGTGAATAAGCTTACTATAGTTGATTCGATGGGTTTATATTCTAGGATGCCACATTTTCATTCGTTTTGCAGATGGTATGTAAATTCAAAGTTTAATGATAAGTCAAATGAATGGTTTGGAAAGAGCAAGAAGTTAGTGAAATGGGGAATAGCATCAGTTATGTTTGGAGATAAAAATAGAATCTCCGATGAATTGGTTGATGATTTATACAACCTTGTTCATGAGCCTCACAGTGGTAGGGCATGGGAATCTTTTCAGCGTTATGAGATAGGAAAGAAAAAACTCACTACAGATTTGACTTCACATCTAAGCGAACTTACAATGCCAGTTTTAATAGTCAATGGAGAAAAAGATTCTGCTGTTCCTGTAAAGTTTGCAGCAGAGGCAAGTAAAGTTATTAAAAATAGCGAGCTTCATATAATGAAAGGATGTAAACACTGGTCTCAAAAAGAGAAGCCAGAAAAATTTGTGCAAGTATTAAAAAAATTTTTGTTGGTGTAA
- a CDS encoding nitrogenase component 1, producing MKGLRKYIAPFAPDQSGAASVLYSLGGIIVICDAGGCAGNVCGFDEPRWVTEKSAIFSAGLRDMDAILGRDDRLVAKLADAAKKLQAKFAAVIGTPVPSVIGTDYNAIKKMAEKKIEIPVLTIETTGMDLYDVGAEKAYIEIFKTFAKDDIAVDKGSVGVIGTIPLDMSDLGAADKIKDMLKAQGYKNVYCYGMGADLSQVEAAGNAAKNIVVAPSGLKAAQYLKERFGTPYEVNYPLTSSILKDEMIKDFEDKKILIIHQQVIANSIRDAIRRMVSSDVTVASWFMLKSELKEVQDISLTEEDQFVRLVEQGNYDVIVGDNILKRAIPDFTGKYIDAPHFAVSGKM from the coding sequence ATGAAAGGATTAAGGAAGTATATAGCGCCTTTTGCACCTGATCAATCTGGTGCTGCATCAGTTCTTTACAGCCTGGGCGGAATTATAGTTATTTGTGATGCAGGAGGATGTGCTGGAAATGTATGCGGCTTTGACGAGCCTAGATGGGTCACAGAGAAAAGTGCCATTTTTAGTGCTGGTCTTCGTGACATGGATGCTATACTTGGACGTGATGACAGGCTTGTGGCAAAGCTTGCAGATGCTGCTAAGAAGCTTCAAGCAAAATTTGCAGCAGTAATAGGAACTCCGGTGCCATCGGTTATTGGTACTGATTATAATGCAATAAAGAAAATGGCAGAAAAGAAAATTGAAATACCCGTTCTTACTATAGAAACTACTGGCATGGATTTATATGATGTAGGGGCTGAGAAAGCTTATATTGAAATCTTTAAAACTTTTGCAAAGGATGATATTGCAGTAGATAAAGGAAGCGTCGGTGTAATAGGAACAATTCCCCTTGATATGAGTGACTTAGGAGCAGCAGATAAAATAAAGGATATGCTAAAAGCGCAGGGCTATAAAAATGTTTACTGCTACGGAATGGGAGCGGACTTGTCACAGGTAGAAGCCGCTGGAAATGCTGCGAAAAATATTGTGGTAGCACCTTCAGGGTTAAAGGCAGCACAGTATTTAAAAGAAAGATTTGGTACACCTTATGAAGTTAATTATCCTTTGACTTCATCCATATTAAAGGATGAAATGATTAAAGATTTTGAGGATAAAAAAATCCTAATAATACATCAGCAGGTTATAGCAAATTCTATAAGGGATGCAATACGCAGAATGGTGAGTTCAGATGTAACAGTTGCCTCATGGTTTATGCTAAAGAGTGAATTGAAAGAAGTTCAGGATATTTCCCTTACAGAGGAAGACCAGTTTGTAAGACTCGTAGAACAGGGAAATTATGATGTGATTGTAGGAGATAATATATTGAAACGTGCAATACCGGATTTTACAGGAAAGTATATAGATGCACCACATTTTGCGGTTTCAGGAAAGATGTGA